The following proteins are encoded in a genomic region of Opitutus sp.:
- the purL gene encoding phosphoribosylformylglycinamidine synthase → MLILRGSSALSEFRLQKLLNDFVAAGLPVRAVAADFVHVAELTTALSAAESSVLEKLLTYGPRRATTAAVTGLVQVTAPRPGTLSPWSSKATDIAHICGLAAVKRIERVIAYTIDLGGVILNDQEAALLRSKLHDRMTQVVFNDLAACSALFSHETPRPLTSVPVLAEGRAALVAANTALGLALADDEIDYLVKAFTGLKRDPNDIELMMFAQANSEHCRHKIFNATWDIDGQAQEKSLFQMIKNTYNLHSEGILSAYSDNAAVITGTTGGRFYVNPTTGEYAAHQEPIHILCKVETHNHPTAISPFAGAATGSGGEIRDEGATGRGSKPKAGLCGFTVSNLKIPGAVQPWEKDHGKPGRIVSALDIMIDGPLGAAAFNNEFGRPNINGYFRTFEAEVPASDSTKEQPKTELRGYHKPIMLAGGLGNIQEGHIKKGAINPGDHLIVLGGPCMLIGLGGGAASSMASGSGNAHLEFASVQRENAEMERRCQEVIDRCWALGDANPISFIHDVGAGGVSNALPELVNDGGRGGKFELRKLPNDEPGMSPLEIWCNESQERYVLAVPAERLAVFQALCERERCPFALVGQATEEKKLVLTDSHFKNTPIDLPLDVLLGKPPRMHRVAATLPRPQLSLKLGELTLAEAARRVLAHPTVADKTFLISIGDRSITGLIHRDQMVGPWQVPVADCAVTAAAFDSYTGEAMAMGERTPVAVNNAAASARLAVGEALTNLAAAQIGDIGKVNLSANWMAAPALPGDGADLYAAVKAVGMELCPALGITIPVGKDSMSMSTTWKDASTGESKRVTAPTSLIISAFAAVTDIRLSLTPQLITDAGPTELLLIDLGRGQNRLGGSILAQVVSQIGEATPDVDNPFHLKNFWNAIQQLGREQKLLAYHDRSDGGLFATLVEMAFAGNTGIDLEIPASHSAFSALFSEELGAVIQVRADDLDYVTGVLRTCGLKTCISRLGTLNPHRALRIKRGSQEIYNENLVKLRDVWSDVTRRIAGLRDNPACAEQEHALRLDRKNPGLTPKLTFEISAPAILKTRPPVAILREQGVNGQVEMAAAFDRAGFKTVDVHMTDILSGRVSLKDFRGLVACGGFSYGDVLGAGEGWAKSALFNPRARDEFSAFFAREDAFAFGVCNGCQMMSNLHSIIPGAEGWPRFVQNQSERFEARVASVRIEKSPSILFAGMEGSVLPIAIAHGEGFAEFTSTTAADAFSVGGRVAARYVDNHHQVTQHYPLNPNGSPHGMTALTTTTGRVTIMMPHPERAFRSVQHSWAPKSWGENSPWMRLFENARTWVG, encoded by the coding sequence ATGCTGATCCTCCGCGGCTCCTCTGCCCTCTCCGAATTTCGCCTGCAAAAACTGCTCAACGACTTCGTCGCCGCCGGCCTGCCCGTTCGCGCCGTGGCCGCTGATTTTGTCCACGTCGCGGAGCTCACCACCGCACTGAGCGCCGCCGAGAGCAGCGTGCTCGAAAAACTCCTCACCTACGGACCACGCCGCGCCACCACCGCCGCCGTCACCGGCTTAGTCCAGGTCACGGCCCCACGTCCCGGCACCCTTTCACCGTGGTCCTCCAAGGCCACCGACATCGCCCACATCTGCGGTCTGGCTGCCGTCAAACGCATCGAGCGTGTCATCGCCTACACCATCGACCTCGGTGGCGTTATCCTTAACGACCAGGAAGCCGCCCTCCTGCGCAGCAAGCTGCATGACCGCATGACCCAGGTGGTGTTCAACGACCTCGCCGCCTGCAGCGCTCTCTTCAGCCACGAAACACCACGCCCGCTCACCAGCGTGCCGGTGCTCGCCGAAGGCCGCGCCGCCCTCGTCGCCGCTAATACCGCCCTCGGCCTCGCCCTGGCAGACGACGAAATCGACTACCTCGTAAAGGCCTTCACCGGCCTCAAGCGCGACCCCAACGACATCGAGTTGATGATGTTCGCCCAGGCCAACTCAGAGCACTGCCGCCACAAGATTTTCAACGCCACCTGGGACATCGACGGACAGGCGCAGGAGAAGTCGCTGTTCCAGATGATCAAGAACACCTACAACCTGCACAGCGAAGGCATCCTCTCCGCGTACAGTGACAACGCCGCAGTGATCACCGGCACCACCGGCGGCCGCTTCTACGTCAACCCCACCACCGGCGAATACGCCGCCCACCAGGAGCCGATCCACATCCTGTGCAAGGTCGAGACGCACAACCACCCGACGGCCATTTCCCCGTTTGCAGGCGCAGCCACGGGCTCCGGCGGCGAAATCCGCGACGAGGGTGCCACCGGACGCGGCTCCAAGCCCAAGGCCGGCCTGTGCGGCTTCACCGTCTCCAACCTTAAAATACCCGGTGCCGTCCAGCCCTGGGAAAAAGACCACGGCAAGCCCGGCCGTATCGTGTCCGCCCTCGATATCATGATCGACGGCCCCCTCGGCGCCGCCGCGTTTAACAACGAATTCGGCCGCCCCAACATCAACGGCTACTTCCGCACCTTTGAGGCCGAAGTCCCGGCGTCCGACTCGACCAAAGAGCAGCCCAAAACCGAACTGCGCGGCTACCACAAGCCCATCATGCTCGCTGGTGGCCTCGGTAACATCCAAGAGGGCCACATTAAGAAGGGCGCCATCAATCCCGGCGACCACCTCATCGTACTCGGCGGGCCGTGTATGTTGATCGGCCTGGGTGGCGGCGCCGCCAGCTCCATGGCCAGCGGTTCCGGCAACGCGCACCTCGAGTTCGCCTCCGTCCAACGCGAAAACGCCGAGATGGAACGCCGTTGCCAAGAGGTCATCGACCGCTGCTGGGCCTTGGGCGACGCCAACCCGATTTCCTTCATCCACGACGTGGGTGCGGGCGGCGTGTCCAATGCCCTGCCCGAGTTGGTCAACGACGGCGGCCGAGGCGGCAAGTTCGAGTTGCGCAAGCTGCCCAACGACGAGCCCGGCATGTCGCCACTAGAGATCTGGTGCAACGAATCCCAAGAGCGCTACGTGCTCGCCGTGCCCGCCGAGCGCCTCGCCGTTTTCCAAGCGCTCTGCGAACGCGAGCGCTGCCCCTTTGCCCTCGTCGGCCAAGCCACCGAGGAGAAAAAACTCGTCCTCACCGACTCGCATTTCAAAAACACGCCGATCGATCTGCCCCTCGATGTGCTCTTGGGAAAACCGCCGCGTATGCACCGCGTCGCCGCCACCCTGCCCCGCCCGCAGCTCTCGCTTAAACTGGGCGAGCTCACTCTGGCCGAGGCCGCCCGCCGCGTGCTCGCCCACCCCACCGTCGCCGACAAGACATTCCTGATCTCCATCGGCGACCGCTCGATCACCGGCCTGATCCACCGCGACCAGATGGTCGGCCCCTGGCAGGTTCCGGTCGCGGATTGCGCAGTCACCGCCGCCGCTTTTGACAGTTACACCGGCGAGGCCATGGCCATGGGTGAGCGCACGCCCGTTGCAGTTAACAACGCGGCCGCCTCCGCCCGCCTCGCCGTCGGCGAAGCGTTGACCAACCTCGCCGCCGCCCAGATCGGCGACATTGGAAAGGTTAACCTCTCCGCTAATTGGATGGCCGCCCCCGCCCTCCCCGGCGACGGCGCCGACCTCTACGCCGCCGTCAAAGCCGTCGGCATGGAACTCTGCCCCGCCCTCGGCATCACCATTCCCGTCGGAAAGGATTCGATGAGCATGAGCACCACTTGGAAAGACGCCTCAACGGGCGAATCCAAGCGCGTAACAGCCCCCACCTCGCTGATCATCTCGGCCTTCGCCGCCGTCACCGACATTCGCCTCTCGCTCACTCCGCAGCTCATCACCGACGCCGGCCCGACCGAACTGCTACTGATCGACCTCGGTCGCGGCCAGAACCGCCTCGGCGGTTCCATTCTTGCCCAAGTCGTTTCGCAAATCGGCGAAGCCACACCCGATGTGGACAACCCGTTTCACCTTAAAAACTTTTGGAACGCCATCCAGCAACTCGGTCGTGAGCAAAAACTGCTCGCCTACCACGACCGCAGCGACGGCGGCCTATTTGCCACTCTTGTAGAAATGGCCTTCGCCGGTAACACGGGTATCGACCTGGAAATCCCCGCCAGCCACAGCGCGTTCTCGGCGTTATTTAGCGAAGAACTTGGCGCGGTCATTCAGGTGCGTGCCGACGACCTCGATTACGTGACTGGCGTGCTGCGCACCTGCGGGCTCAAGACCTGTATCAGCCGCCTGGGCACGCTCAACCCGCACCGCGCCCTGCGCATCAAACGCGGCAGCCAGGAGATTTATAACGAGAACCTCGTCAAGTTGCGCGACGTCTGGAGCGACGTCACCCGCCGCATCGCCGGTCTACGTGACAACCCCGCCTGCGCCGAGCAGGAGCACGCGCTGCGCCTCGACCGCAAAAACCCCGGCCTCACGCCGAAGCTCACGTTTGAGATCAGCGCACCCGCGATTCTCAAAACCCGTCCGCCAGTCGCGATTTTACGCGAGCAGGGCGTCAACGGCCAGGTCGAGATGGCAGCCGCCTTCGATCGCGCAGGCTTCAAGACCGTCGATGTTCACATGACCGACATTCTATCGGGCCGGGTTAGCCTGAAGGATTTCCGCGGCCTGGTGGCCTGCGGCGGCTTCAGCTACGGCGACGTCCTGGGTGCTGGCGAAGGCTGGGCCAAGAGCGCGCTGTTCAACCCCCGCGCCCGCGACGAGTTCTCCGCCTTCTTTGCCCGTGAAGACGCCTTCGCCTTCGGCGTGTGCAACGGCTGCCAGATGATGAGTAACCTCCACAGCATCATCCCCGGCGCCGAAGGCTGGCCACGCTTCGTGCAAAACCAGTCCGAGCGCTTCGAGGCGCGCGTGGCGTCCGTGCGCATCGAGAAAAGCCCGAGCATCCTGTTCGCCGGCATGGAAGGCAGTGTATTGCCCATCGCTATTGCCCATGGCGAAGGTTTCGCCGAGTTCACCAGCACCACCGCCGCAGATGCATTCAGCGTCGGTGGACGCGTGGCGGCGCGCTACGTGGACAACCACCATCAAGTCACGCAGCACTACCCGTTAAATCCCAACGGCTCGCCCCATGGCATGACCGCGCTCACCACCACCACGGGCCGCGTAACGATTATGATGCCGCACCCCGAGCGGGCATTCCGCAGCGTGCAGCACAGCTGGGCGCCCAAGAGCTGGGGTGAGAACAGCCCGTGGATGCGCTTATTCGAAAACGCCCGCACTTGGGTGGGCTGA
- the cmk gene encoding (d)CMP kinase → MSNFLIVAIDGGAASGKSSTSRALSERFNFLHVDTGSYYRAITAELLRQGLRIEQVNEVKALLPSLHLGTQVDGRAARMELGGRVVPEAEIRGPEVTAAVSHFAAIPEVRAALLAYQRNQAEVARAHGFRGMVMEGRDIGSVIFPNADLRFFLHADVEARARRRELEGRADAVAERDRLDATRKTAPLVLASGAIDIDSTYLNLAQVVDKLAELIASKIG, encoded by the coding sequence ATGTCTAACTTTCTCATCGTTGCCATTGATGGCGGTGCCGCTTCCGGCAAATCCTCCACCTCGCGCGCCCTCAGCGAGCGGTTCAACTTTCTCCACGTTGACACCGGCTCCTATTACCGCGCCATCACTGCCGAACTGCTGCGCCAAGGCCTGCGCATCGAGCAAGTCAACGAGGTCAAAGCGCTCCTGCCCTCGCTTCACCTGGGAACCCAAGTCGACGGCCGCGCCGCCCGCATGGAACTGGGCGGCCGCGTCGTGCCCGAGGCGGAAATCCGCGGTCCCGAGGTGACGGCGGCCGTCTCGCATTTCGCGGCGATCCCCGAAGTGCGTGCCGCGCTCCTCGCCTACCAGCGCAACCAGGCGGAGGTTGCCCGAGCCCACGGGTTTCGCGGCATGGTCATGGAAGGACGCGACATCGGCTCGGTGATTTTCCCCAACGCCGACCTGCGCTTTTTCCTACATGCCGACGTGGAAGCGCGCGCGCGCCGCCGTGAACTTGAAGGCCGAGCCGACGCCGTGGCCGAACGCGACCGTCTCGATGCCACCCGCAAGACCGCGCCGTTGGTGCTCGCCTCAGGTGCGATCGACATCGACAGCACCTACCTCAACCTCGCCCAAGTCGTGGATAAACTCGCCGAACTGATCGCGTCCAAAATCGGTTAA
- a CDS encoding purine-binding chemotaxis protein CheW yields MSAPTQLLTFKTQGRWYACDLLWVREILRQPAITPVDRAPPTVRGLIHLRGQILTALDLDQRLGLQPQATQPSSRCVVFKSTVELARLALPPAESEMAGTDLLGIIVDEVGDILTRPDNVLPPPPELMSGMDHACVSGVIPRPLGLLTLLNIGALLSLPATANA; encoded by the coding sequence ATGTCCGCCCCTACTCAATTACTCACCTTCAAAACCCAAGGCCGGTGGTACGCGTGCGACCTGCTGTGGGTGCGCGAAATCCTCCGCCAGCCCGCGATTACGCCGGTTGACCGCGCCCCGCCCACCGTGCGCGGGCTCATTCACCTGCGCGGCCAAATCCTCACCGCCCTCGACTTGGACCAGCGCCTAGGGTTGCAGCCTCAGGCCACACAGCCGTCGAGCCGCTGCGTGGTGTTTAAATCCACCGTGGAACTGGCGCGCCTGGCCCTGCCGCCAGCCGAGTCCGAAATGGCCGGCACCGATTTGCTGGGCATCATCGTCGACGAGGTCGGCGACATTCTCACGCGCCCTGACAATGTGCTGCCCCCGCCGCCCGAACTCATGTCGGGCATGGACCATGCCTGCGTGAGCGGCGTGATTCCGAGACCCCTCGGCCTGCTCACCCTGCTCAACATCGGCGCCCTCCTCTCACTGCCCGCCACCGCGAACGCCTAA
- a CDS encoding hybrid sensor histidine kinase/response regulator encodes MSNEENEMLGLFVQEANEHLETLENDLVALEASPQNAELLNRLFRAIHSVKGTAGFFGLTPITDLAHVMESVMALLRDGRMIANRDLINLFLSGTDKLKAMVAAPDQAASTDTSAERTALHALLHTEPPKKAAAPDKPILPLYLSGFRIDPELVRNGLHHGQNVYVVQLNLNADIEAKGQTLLDYFRDIEALGTLIDTATEMSGFDGGLDGGGGLGEELAADVICSLLFSTAMEPDLLLCAFNLPENQLTAVPSELLKEWLNTQPTLAPSKSAPVPVAKAAPDPAWHGRPAHGLDSAPPPTALPATVSPSSTVATTPPPAPTSTSITPTPLSPAVPAAPAHGAKPKTEDTVRISVALLDGLMNLAGEMVLGRNQLLRIAAPSRENASATSAPSIDGLASVVQGISGVTTDLQRTIMRARLQPVGGLFGKFNRIIRDLGQKLGKEIQLETVGDDVELDRALIEGLSDPLTHLIRNSADHGIELPAARVAAGKTAAGHVRISAAHLAGRVQIEVRDDGHGLNPEKLKAKAIEKGVITTEQAAKMTESEAWQLIFAPGFSTAAVVSDVSGRGVGMDVVKTNIEKLGGRVEIHSVLGQGTAIIIRLPLTLAIIPALIVGCDTRHFAVPQLNLVEIVRPGPDRPLEAFGASHIIRLREELLPVLNLSALLGLPDRYTADKPGYVLVLKLDNRRFGLQVETIADTEEIVVKPLGRHLQGTSLYSGATLLGQGEIALILDLAGIATGRLPTDTAVRQLTQAAAAVESERILVFKDGTPEIFALHIANIGRIEKIDTSRIERLGGHDYLRQKDGPTLRLLRIQDHLPVTPGAPLPAEVHIIVPRLVYHPVALITEHIMDAADLVTGSLDAVSLRAPGVLGTATINDRLTILLDLYGIMRAAGMDQGAALQEGLSGLRVLVAEDTLFFREAIKRGLHDVFKTLDFAKDGEEAWQRLQKGSYDILITDLEMPRLNGFELTTRIRADARLKNLPVISVSSRDTEDFHERAKVAGINRYETKLDRERLCLAITDVLHPQ; translated from the coding sequence GTGAGTAACGAAGAAAACGAGATGCTCGGGCTGTTCGTCCAAGAGGCGAACGAGCACCTGGAAACCCTCGAAAACGACCTGGTCGCCCTCGAAGCTTCGCCGCAAAACGCCGAACTTCTCAACCGCCTGTTCCGCGCCATTCACAGTGTTAAAGGCACCGCCGGTTTTTTCGGCCTCACCCCGATCACCGACCTCGCCCACGTGATGGAGAGCGTCATGGCCCTCCTGCGCGACGGCCGCATGATCGCCAACCGCGACCTGATTAACTTGTTCCTCTCCGGCACCGACAAACTCAAAGCCATGGTCGCCGCGCCCGATCAGGCCGCGAGCACCGACACCTCGGCCGAGCGCACCGCACTGCACGCGCTGCTGCACACCGAGCCGCCGAAAAAAGCCGCAGCACCCGACAAGCCGATTCTGCCCCTCTACTTGAGCGGCTTCCGCATCGACCCCGAACTGGTGCGCAACGGCCTCCATCACGGTCAAAACGTCTACGTCGTGCAACTCAACCTGAACGCCGACATCGAGGCCAAAGGCCAAACACTGCTCGACTACTTCCGCGACATCGAAGCCCTAGGTACACTCATCGACACCGCCACTGAAATGAGTGGCTTCGACGGTGGTCTCGATGGTGGTGGCGGCCTCGGCGAAGAGCTCGCCGCCGACGTGATCTGCTCGCTGCTCTTTTCCACCGCGATGGAGCCCGATCTACTGCTCTGCGCCTTTAATCTCCCCGAGAACCAACTCACCGCCGTCCCCAGCGAACTGTTAAAGGAGTGGTTAAACACCCAACCCACGCTCGCCCCCTCCAAATCCGCCCCCGTCCCCGTGGCCAAAGCCGCTCCTGATCCGGCGTGGCATGGGCGTCCCGCCCATGGTCTCGATTCCGCGCCTCCGCCCACCGCCCTTCCAGCCACCGTCTCTCCGTCCTCCACCGTCGCCACGACTCCGCCCCCCGCGCCGACGTCCACCAGCATCACTCCCACGCCTCTCTCGCCCGCCGTGCCTGCCGCTCCCGCACACGGCGCAAAACCCAAGACTGAGGACACGGTGCGCATTTCCGTCGCGCTGCTCGACGGCCTTATGAACCTCGCCGGCGAGATGGTCCTCGGCCGCAACCAACTCCTGCGCATCGCCGCCCCGTCGCGGGAAAACGCCTCAGCCACCAGCGCCCCCTCGATCGATGGCCTCGCCAGCGTTGTTCAAGGTATCAGCGGCGTCACGACCGACCTCCAGCGCACCATCATGCGCGCCCGCCTCCAACCCGTCGGCGGCCTATTTGGTAAATTTAACCGTATCATCCGCGACCTCGGCCAGAAGCTGGGCAAAGAAATCCAGCTCGAAACCGTCGGCGATGACGTCGAGCTCGACCGCGCCCTTATCGAGGGGCTTTCCGACCCGCTCACCCACCTCATTCGCAACTCCGCCGACCACGGCATCGAGTTGCCCGCCGCACGCGTTGCAGCTGGCAAAACCGCCGCCGGCCACGTGCGCATTTCCGCTGCGCATTTGGCGGGCCGCGTGCAGATCGAAGTCCGTGACGACGGCCACGGTCTCAACCCCGAAAAACTCAAAGCCAAGGCGATCGAGAAAGGTGTCATCACGACCGAACAGGCCGCCAAAATGACCGAGTCCGAAGCGTGGCAACTGATCTTTGCTCCGGGCTTTTCGACGGCCGCCGTGGTGAGCGACGTGTCCGGCCGCGGCGTCGGCATGGACGTCGTTAAAACCAACATCGAAAAACTCGGTGGCCGCGTGGAAATCCACTCGGTGCTCGGCCAGGGCACCGCGATCATCATTCGCCTGCCTTTAACGCTCGCGATTATCCCCGCCTTAATCGTCGGCTGCGACACCCGCCACTTTGCCGTGCCGCAGCTCAACTTGGTCGAGATCGTGCGCCCCGGCCCCGATCGCCCGCTGGAGGCGTTTGGCGCTTCGCACATCATCCGCCTGCGCGAAGAACTCCTGCCGGTTCTCAACCTCTCTGCGCTGCTCGGCCTGCCCGACCGTTACACGGCGGACAAACCCGGCTACGTACTCGTTTTGAAACTCGATAACCGCCGCTTTGGCCTGCAAGTCGAGACCATCGCCGACACCGAAGAAATCGTCGTCAAACCGCTCGGCCGCCACCTGCAAGGCACCTCGCTTTACTCCGGGGCCACGCTGCTCGGCCAAGGCGAAATCGCCCTCATCCTCGACCTCGCCGGCATCGCCACCGGACGCCTGCCCACCGACACTGCGGTGCGCCAACTCACGCAGGCGGCCGCCGCTGTGGAATCGGAGCGTATTTTGGTGTTCAAAGACGGCACGCCGGAGATTTTTGCGCTCCACATCGCCAACATCGGGCGTATCGAAAAAATCGACACCAGCCGCATCGAGCGCCTCGGTGGCCACGATTACTTGCGCCAAAAAGACGGCCCCACCCTGCGCCTGTTGCGTATCCAGGATCACCTGCCGGTCACCCCGGGCGCGCCGCTTCCCGCCGAGGTGCACATCATCGTGCCGCGTCTGGTGTACCACCCCGTCGCCTTGATCACCGAACACATTATGGATGCGGCCGACCTGGTCACCGGCTCGCTCGACGCCGTTTCGCTGCGTGCGCCGGGTGTTTTGGGCACGGCCACGATCAACGACCGCCTCACGATCCTCCTCGATCTTTACGGCATCATGCGCGCCGCTGGCATGGATCAGGGCGCCGCGTTGCAGGAGGGGTTATCCGGTTTACGGGTGCTGGTGGCCGAGGATACCCTGTTTTTCCGCGAGGCGATTAAACGCGGACTCCACGACGTGTTTAAAACCCTCGATTTTGCCAAAGACGGCGAAGAGGCCTGGCAACGCCTGCAAAAAGGCAGCTACGACATCCTCATCACCGACCTCGAAATGCCCCGTTTGAACGGCTTCGAACTGACCACCCGCATCCGCGCTGATGCCCGCCTCAAAAACCTCCCGGTGATTTCGGTATCGTCCCGCGACACCGAAGATTTCCACGAACGGGCAAAGGTGGCGGGCATCAACCGCTACGAAACTAAACTCGACCGCGAGCGCCTCTGCCTGGCGATCACCGACGTACTCCATCCGCAATGA
- a CDS encoding 1-acyl-sn-glycerol-3-phosphate acyltransferase, giving the protein MDPLYGICHYIITIIYDAAFRGEIAGLEHVPKEGAFLVAANHASHLDPPMIGCHIPRQMAFFARKTLWNGKFATWWMDGIGSIPVDRDGASDVKAIKNVLRTLQAGKAITLFPEGTRSPDGNLQPAKSGVGMIACRTQVAVVPARLFNSHIAFGRGGDLRLGTRVSIVYGKPLQPADYDDPKAGKERYQVASEKIMAAIAVLKEPQAVIV; this is encoded by the coding sequence ATGGATCCGCTCTACGGGATCTGCCACTACATCATCACCATTATCTACGATGCGGCTTTCCGGGGTGAAATCGCCGGCCTAGAGCACGTGCCTAAGGAGGGGGCCTTTTTAGTGGCGGCCAATCACGCCAGCCACCTCGATCCGCCGATGATCGGCTGCCACATCCCGCGGCAGATGGCCTTTTTCGCCCGCAAAACCCTATGGAACGGCAAATTTGCCACGTGGTGGATGGATGGAATTGGATCCATCCCGGTGGACCGCGATGGTGCTTCGGACGTGAAAGCGATCAAGAACGTCCTGCGCACACTACAAGCGGGCAAAGCGATCACCCTATTTCCCGAAGGCACACGCTCGCCGGACGGCAATCTCCAACCCGCCAAATCTGGGGTAGGAATGATTGCTTGCCGCACGCAAGTGGCGGTGGTGCCGGCTCGGCTGTTCAACTCACATATCGCTTTTGGTCGAGGCGGCGACTTGCGGCTCGGCACCCGGGTTTCGATTGTTTACGGCAAGCCCCTGCAACCGGCCGACTACGACGACCCCAAAGCCGGTAAAGAGCGCTACCAAGTTGCCTCAGAAAAAATCATGGCTGCCATCGCCGTCCTGAAAGAGCCGCAGGCCGTGATAGTCTGA
- a CDS encoding STAS domain-containing protein gives MKATLTDTTLRVTFDGDLLSTNIDALRTEILAAMAQHVSAQTIVADLSHSRLVDSKGVNLLIALYRETQNRKIGFRAENPTPDVRRLLGLLKLNERFGLTA, from the coding sequence ATGAAAGCCACCCTCACCGACACCACCCTGCGCGTCACTTTCGACGGCGATTTACTTTCAACCAACATCGACGCCCTGCGCACCGAGATCCTCGCGGCCATGGCCCAGCACGTGTCCGCCCAAACCATCGTCGCCGACCTCAGCCATTCGCGCCTGGTCGACTCCAAGGGCGTCAACTTGCTCATCGCCCTCTACCGCGAAACCCAGAACCGCAAAATCGGCTTCCGCGCCGAAAACCCCACGCCCGACGTCCGCCGCCTGCTCGGTCTGCTCAAACTCAACGAACGCTTCGGCCTCACCGCCTAA